In Acropora muricata isolate sample 2 chromosome 11, ASM3666990v1, whole genome shotgun sequence, one DNA window encodes the following:
- the LOC136889313 gene encoding uncharacterized protein, with amino-acid sequence MINTPERPTTGKKRPRANPLAIGTTAKKCPRRQVLEPECAQCHHLLLENKELRDANERLTEELNAQRMEVQPSDTPRPGKISKEVAERYKMIELSPGRCIYIYDSHLTKAYTKKTATATACFLISCFYRDDELVGKSLAGKNGKQCVDTDILESILSYTRKKFPDMTSDSGVKIALRNKITCLEAKLKKRTIQVVDYPYDSKSMGLIWQFMAHIWERYGVVIGLYGTDMVANYVKIEAMGSV; translated from the exons ATGATCAACACTCCTGAGAGACCAACAACTGGCAAAAAGCGACCAAGAGCAAACCCTCTAGCAATAGGTACTACTGCTAAGAAGTGCCCAAGAAGGCAAGTTCTAGAGCCAGAGTGTGCTCAGTGTCACCATCTGCTGCTGGAAAACAAAGAGCTGAGAGACGCAAATGAACGACTAACTGAGGAATTAAATGCTCAAAGGATGGAAGTGCAACCAAGTGACACCCCCAGACCAGGGAAAATATCCAAGGAGGTTGCGGAAAGATATAAA ATGATTGAACTGTCACCAGGAAGATGTATTTACATCTATGACAGCCATCTTACCAAGGCATATACAAAGAAAACAGCAACAGCCACAGCTTGTTTTCTGATAAGCTGTTTTTACAGAGATGATGAGCTTGTAGGGAAGAGTCTTGcaggaaaaaatggaaaacaatgTGTTGATACAGACATTCTAGAGAGCATCTTGA GTTACACAAGAAAGAAGTTCCCAGACATGACATCTGATAGCGGGGTCAAAATAGCTTTAAGGAACAAGATAACCTGTCTTGAAGCTAAGTTGAAAAAAAGGACAATCCAAGTTGTTGATTACCCTTATGATAgtaaaagtatgggtttgatatggcagTTTATGGCCCATATCTGGGAAAGATATGGAGTGGTTATTGGACTGTATGGAACTGATATGGTAGCCAATTATGTGAAAATTGAAGCTATGGGAAGTGTATGA
- the LOC136889314 gene encoding uncharacterized protein, which produces MSNTKKDNRRKTTPSFKYGERRYFLVQFIEDNVKIIVDETELRKENNTTSALYLDKKYYSCVVLSESDDKEQLTKSKAAMDAMTKRRSGSASKENKQSGRKKKVKDPARVSSKAISQQEKNEADKEREEKKKEKMQKKKALDERDFNVLGQMSQLNRSIVMVNEHNRDVEEKEMELARKKADLETREKEVKRKERGHAHNVLEVNNKNAMRTSDMTEIAGPSWRNVEEDDEDNDEYLGKYRPLIF; this is translated from the exons ATGAGCAACACAAAGAAAGACAATAGAAGGAAAACAACACCATCATTCAAGTATGGTGAAAGGA GatactttttggtgcaatttatTGAGGACAATGTTAAGATTATTGTTGATGAAACTGAACTGAGAAAGGAAAACAATACAACTTCAGCATTGTACCTGGACAAAAAGTACTACTCATGTGTGGTATTGAGCGAGAGTG ATGACAAAGAGCAGTTAACAAAAAGTAAAGCTGCAATGGATGCCATGACTAAAAGAAGAAGCGGGTCAGCcagtaaagaaaacaaacagtctgggaggaaaaaaaaagtaaaagaccCAGCCAGGGTTTCCTCCAAAGCAATAAgccaacaagaaaaaaatgaagcTGATAAAGAAagggaggagaagaagaaagaaaaaatgcaaaagaagaaGGCCCTAGATGAAAGAGACTTCAATGTCCTTGGCCAGATGTCACAGCTAAACCGGTCAATTGTTATGGTGAATGAACATAATAGGGATGTGGAAGAGAAGGAAATGGAGCTTGCAAGGAAGAAGGCTGATCTTGAAACAAGGGAGAAAGAAGTCAAGAGAAAAGAGCGAGGCCATGCACACAATGTTCTTGAAGTAAACAATAAGAATGCAATGAGAACAAGTGATATGACAGAGATTGCCGGGCCCTCTTGGAGGAATGTAGAGGAGGATGATGAGGATAATGATGAATATTTAGGTAAGTATAGACCCTTAATAttctaa